In Apium graveolens cultivar Ventura chromosome 10, ASM990537v1, whole genome shotgun sequence, the following are encoded in one genomic region:
- the LOC141693097 gene encoding uncharacterized protein LOC141693097, with protein sequence MATLERRISYSSLSSLEKENNKFNLTNDYNGPVWDEPDSQNACTSDSRSFKKDFTYEFPSGSEDFLDDGCDLSQDYNCVQHSAPEVNLKNVLSGIAAIVTGRNKDSSGYKDQQFSSSDVLFLRSEKNGDTLLQSSVYIPSAPPLLEPNGINYIAYRKVLQAEPPEWLPDSSSTSCMQCNNPFTALTRGRHHCRFCGGIFCRACSKGRCLMPVKFRERNPQRVCDTCYDHLDPLQVVLINTISNAAQVFKHDVVDWTCTRGWLNLPVGLSMEHEIYKSSSTLRSYIQVQRLNPEKSIPSAVLRGAKGLAILTVAKVGALLTYKLGTGLVVARRSDGSWSAPSAIGSVGLGWGAQVGGELMDFIIVLHNYKAVKTFCSRMHFSLGAGCSAAAGPVGRVLEADLRTSENGSGMCYTYSCSKGAFVGVSLEGNIVATRLDTNLHFYGDPYLTTADILLGSVDRPKAAEPLYSALEDVYSKFG encoded by the exons ATGGCAACATTAGAGAGAAGAATTTCGTATTCTTCACTATCCagtttagaaaaagaaaacaataaaTTTAACTTAACAAATGACTACAATGGTCCTGTCTGGGATGAACCGGACAGCCAAAATGCATGCACCTCGGACTCTAGATCCTTCAAAAAAGATTTTACTTACGAATTTCCTAGTGGTTCAGAGGATTTTCTTGACGATGGATGTGACTTAAGTCAAGATTATAATTGTGTGCAACATAGTGCTCCTGAGGTGAATTTAAAAAATGTATTGAGTGGGATAGCTGCTATTGTGACTGGTCGTAATAAAGATTCGAGCGGCTATAAAGATCAGCAATTTTCCAGTTCAGATGTTTTATTTCTTCGGTCTGAAAAGAATGGAGATACCTTATTGCAGTCTTCAGTTTACATACCTAGCGCGCCACCACTCCTGGAGCCTAATGGAATCAACTATATTGCTTACCGAAAGGTACTACAAGCCGAACCTCCTGAGTGGCTTCCTGACAGTTCTTCAACATCTTGTATGCAGTGCAATAATCCCTTCACAGCCCTTACCCGAGGACGACATCATTGTCGATTTTGTGGAGGGATCTTTTGCAGGGCATGTTCAAAAGGTAGGTGTTTAATGCCTGTTAAATTTAGGGAGAGAAATCCACAGAGGGTGTGTGACACGTGCTATGATCACCTAGATCCATTACAAGTTGTACTAATAAATACGATTAGTAATGCTGCGCAAGTTTTTAAGCATGATGTTGTGGACTGGACTTGTACAAGAGGGTGGTTAAACCTTCCGGTGGGATTGTCCATGGAGCACGAAATATACAAGTCTTCAAGCACATTAAGGAGTTACATCCAG GTTCAAAGATTGAACCCAGAGAAGTCTATACCATCGGCGGTTCTAAGAGGAGCCAAAGGTCTGGCAATTTTAACTGTTGCTAAAGTAGGAGCTTTGCTTACATACAAACTCGGGACTGGCTTGGTTGTTGCTCGACGATCAGATGGATCTTGGTCTGCACCATCTGCTATAGGTTCTGTTGGGTTAGGATGGGGTGCTCAG GTTGGAGGTGAGCTCATGGACTTCATAATTGTGCTTCATAATTACAAAGCAGTTAAAACATTTTGTAGCCGCATGCATTTTTCTCTTGGAGCTGGCTGTAGTGCTGCAGCAGGACCTGTTGGGAGGGTGCTGGAAGCGGACTTACGAACTAGCGAAAACGGTTCTGGCATGTGCTATACTTATAGTTGCAGCAAAG GTGCATTTGTGGGTGTCTCACTGGAAGGGAACATTGTTGCAACGAGGCTGGACACCAATCTACACTTCTATGGTGACCCTTACCTCACCACAGCCGACATTCTTCTCGGGTCGGTTGACAGACCAAAAGCTGCTGAACCCTTGTATTCCGCACTTGAAGACGTTTATTCTAAATTTGGGTGA